The genomic window AGAGTCGTGTTACCTGGGGATCGACAATGGTCGTCATCTGCTCACCGGTGGGAAGCTCCAGAACCAGCTCGCGGGTCTCCGTGTCCACGGCGATCACTTCGGCATCAATCTCAATGGCCATGGCTCGCTCGGCGTGATCGGACATGGCTTCTTCGTGATGAGCGGCGCCGGCGAAGGGCGCTGCGGCCAGGTTCGCTGCCAGGAACAGGGCGGAGAGTGTTTTGTTGATTGACATAGTCTTGTCTCGTTGAGGGCTTGAAAGATAAGAAAGATGAAAAGTGTCGTGTAACGAAGCGGGAAGCACAAGAGAAACACGCCCCTGCACTCCAGTATAGGGCTAAAAAATCGTATACTCCCGTTTTTGCAAAAAAAGGAAAAGCATCGGTGCTCGACAAGAAGCTTTTAAGCATTCTGGTGTGTCCCGTGAGCAAGGCTCCCCTGGAGTATCACGAGGCAAGCGAGGAGCTGTTCTGTAAAGCCAGCGGCCTGGCCTATCCCGTGCGTGATGGCATACCTGTCATGCTCGAAGAAGAAGCTCGGCAACTCACCGCTGACGAAAAACTCGGCTGACATCGCGGGTCAGACGGTAGTAACGCGGCCCCCGAGCGGAGAATCACTCAGGTAGCAGATCGTCATAACAGCAGCGCATCACAGGAGCTAGGGATCAGACATGGCGGACAGTATTTTTACAAAGATTATCAACGGTGAGATTCCCGCAGAGAAAATCTACGAGGACGAGCACTGTATCGCCATCAATGACATCAGCCCCCAGGCGCCGGTGCACGTGCTGCTCATCCCCAAAAAAGCCATCGAAAAGCTGTCCGATGCCGAGGATGGCGATCAGGCGCTCCTGGGGCACCTGATGCTGGCTGCAGGGAGGGTTGCCCGGCAGTTGGGTGTCGCTGACGCCTTCCGGCTTATCATCAATAACGGTGAGGGCGCGGGGATGACCGTTCACCACCTGCATATGCACATTATTGCAGGCGGCACCCTCAGTGAAGGTAAAATGGTGGGCTGAGTCCTTCACAGCTGAATTCCCCGGACGGTGCAAACAACGACACCGTCCACCTATCTTACATTCGCGATCCGGCAGGCCCGGAGTGCTAGCAGAGAGAGCAAGGCATGAAAACCGGAGAAATCCGCGAGGCGTTTCTCGCCCACTTTGAATCCCATGGACACCAGCGTGTACCCAGTAGCTCCCTGGTGCCTGCTGACGATCCGACGCTGCTGTTCACCAATGCGGGTATGAATCAGTTCAAGGATGTGTTCCTTGGCGCTGAGACCCGGTCCTACAGTCGAGCGGTGAGTGCCCAGCGTTGCGTTCGTGCCGGAGGAAAGCATAACGACCTGGAAAACGTCGGTTACACGGCGCGGCACCATACCTTTTTTGAGATGCTGGGTAATTTCAGTTTTGGCGATTACTTCAAGCGCGAAGCCATTCGTTTTGCCTGGGATTTTCTTACCGTTGAGCTGGGCTTACCCAGGGAAAAGCTGTGGGTCACGGTGCATATCACCGATGACGAAGCAGAGAAAATCTGGATAGAAGACATCGGATTTCCCGCGGAGCGTATTTCCCGCCTTGATGAGGATAATTTCTGGCAGATGGGTGATACGGGACCCTGCGGGCCGAGTTCCGAGGTGTTTTATGACCATGGCGAGGATGTGCCCGGCGGTCCTCCCGGGAGCCCCGACGACGATCTCGATCGTTACATTGAGATCTGGAATCTCGTCTTCATGCAGTACAACCGCAGTGCCGATGGCGAGATGGCGCCCCTGCCCAAGCCCTCCGTGGATACGGGCATGGGGTTGGAGCGTATCGCAGCGATTCTCCAGGGCGTGCACAGCAACTACGACATCGATCTTTTTCAGGCGCTTATTCAATCCGCCGCTGAGATGGTGGGCACGGATGACCTCAAAGCCTCTTCCCTGAGGGTGATTGCAGACCACATCCGTTCCAGTGCCTTTCTCATTATTGATGGTGTGCTCCCCGGTAATGAGGGTCGCTCCTACGTGCTCCGCCGCATTATGCGTCGGGCGATCCGCCACGGTAATAAGCTGGGCGCCGACGCTCTGTTTTTTCACAAGCTCGTGCCATCCCTGGTGGCGGAAATGGGTGACTTCTATCCTGAGCTCCGTGAGCAGCAGACGCGCATCGAGGATGTCATCCGTGGTGAGGAGGAGCAGTTTGCCCGAACCCTTGAGCAGGGCATGGTCATTCTGAATGAGGCCCTCGCTGAGATGAGCGGTACCGTGATCCCCGGCGATGTGGTGTTCAAGCTCTACGACACCTTTGGCTTCCCCGTAGATCTCACCAATGATATCGCCCGGGAGCGTGATTTCAGTCTGGACATGGAGGGCTACGAGGCCGCCATGCAGGCACAGCGCGAGCGCTCCAAGGAGGGGGGTGCTTTTGCCGTCGACTACAACAGGACTCTGACCCTGGACGGAGAAACCCTGTTTACGGGCTATGACGAGAGCACGGGAAGCGGCACCGTTGTCGCGCTGTTGCGCGATGGGGAAGAGGTCAATGCCCTCACAGCCGGTGATAACGGCATCGTCATTCTGGATCGCACGCCCTTTTACGGCGAGTCCGGCGGACAGGCCGGGGACAGTGGATATCTCCGCAGCAATGGGTTGCGTCTTGAAATCAGCGATACCACGAAGGCCCGGGGGCATCATCTGCATCACGGTAAGGTGCTCGAGGGCTCCATCGCCCTGGGTGATACCGTGGAGTGTGAAATCGACAACGCGATTCGCCAGAAGACGCGCTTGAATCACTCGGCGACGCATTTACTCCACGCCGCTTTGCGCTACGAGCTGGGCGATCATGTGGCCCAGAAGGGGTCCCT from Congregibacter litoralis KT71 includes these protein-coding regions:
- a CDS encoding Trm112 family protein; this translates as MLDKKLLSILVCPVSKAPLEYHEASEELFCKASGLAYPVRDGIPVMLEEEARQLTADEKLG
- a CDS encoding histidine triad nucleotide-binding protein, yielding MADSIFTKIINGEIPAEKIYEDEHCIAINDISPQAPVHVLLIPKKAIEKLSDAEDGDQALLGHLMLAAGRVARQLGVADAFRLIINNGEGAGMTVHHLHMHIIAGGTLSEGKMVG
- the alaS gene encoding alanine--tRNA ligase; its protein translation is MKTGEIREAFLAHFESHGHQRVPSSSLVPADDPTLLFTNAGMNQFKDVFLGAETRSYSRAVSAQRCVRAGGKHNDLENVGYTARHHTFFEMLGNFSFGDYFKREAIRFAWDFLTVELGLPREKLWVTVHITDDEAEKIWIEDIGFPAERISRLDEDNFWQMGDTGPCGPSSEVFYDHGEDVPGGPPGSPDDDLDRYIEIWNLVFMQYNRSADGEMAPLPKPSVDTGMGLERIAAILQGVHSNYDIDLFQALIQSAAEMVGTDDLKASSLRVIADHIRSSAFLIIDGVLPGNEGRSYVLRRIMRRAIRHGNKLGADALFFHKLVPSLVAEMGDFYPELREQQTRIEDVIRGEEEQFARTLEQGMVILNEALAEMSGTVIPGDVVFKLYDTFGFPVDLTNDIARERDFSLDMEGYEAAMQAQRERSKEGGAFAVDYNRTLTLDGETLFTGYDESTGSGTVVALLRDGEEVNALTAGDNGIVILDRTPFYGESGGQAGDSGYLRSNGLRLEISDTTKARGHHLHHGKVLEGSIALGDTVECEIDNAIRQKTRLNHSATHLLHAALRYELGDHVAQKGSLVDGQRLRFDFSNPEAMTPEQLRAVEDSVNAQIRANVEVTTQIMSMDEAREAGAMALFGEKYGDEVRVLTMGENGFSVELCGGTHVERTGDIGMFRILSEGGLASGVRRIEAVTGEHALREMRTVDHALGEVCELLRATTDNVRDKVAALRSQNRDLEKELARLKQKLASSAGSDITASAIDVDGVKVLAAAVDGADPGALRGIMDQCKNKLGSGVILLAAVNDDKVALVAGVTKDLTERVRAGDLMREFAGRLGGKGGGRPDMAQGGGTEPALLPAALEAVPAWVAENLKA